Proteins from a single region of Sesamum indicum cultivar Zhongzhi No. 13 linkage group LG5, S_indicum_v1.0, whole genome shotgun sequence:
- the LOC105161387 gene encoding dnaJ protein P58IPK homolog has translation MEMGMGMKVFGLDMVACRGFIYTVLILNFVFCCQLILLQPLVAAIDGKPGDPATLFERVSQSIKVKKYSEALAELNAAIEADPALSEAYSHRASVLRQLCRYEESEESYKKFLEMKPGNSAAEKELSQLHQARNALDSADNLFISGDFNKALEYIEKVVLVFSPACSKAKLLKVRLLIATKDYSSAITETGYILKEDEANLEALLLRGRAYYYLADHDVAVRHYQKGLRLDPEHGELKKAYFGLKNLLKKTKSAEDNASKGKLRLAVEDYKAALALDPDHSAYNVHLHLGLCKVLVKLGRGKDAVASCTEALEIDGDLVEALAQRGEAKLLVEDWEGAVADLKSAAEKSPQDMNIREALMKAERSLKLSQRKDWYKILGVSKTASMSEIKKAYKKLALQWHPDKNVDNREEAEAKFREIAAAYEILGDEDKRTRYDRGEDLDDMGTGMGGGGFNPFGGGGQQYTFHFEGGFPGGGFPGGFGGFHF, from the exons ATGGAGATGGGGATGGGGATGAAGGTCTTTGGTCTTGATATGGTGGCCTGCAGAGGATTCATATATACAGTACTTATTCTGAATTTCGTGTTTTGTTGTCAGCTTATTCTCCTCCAGCCTCTTGTTGCTGCCATAG ATGGAAAACCCGGTGATCCTGCTACTCTATTTGAGAGGGTTTCACAgagtataaaagtgaaaaaatatagtgagGCACTCGCTGAACTCAATGCTGCTATAGAGGCTGATCCAGCACTTTCAGAAGCATATTCACATCGAGCATCTGTCCTTCGTCAGTTGTGCAG ATATGAGGAATCGGAGGAAAGTTACAAAAAGTTCTTGGAGATGAAACCTGGGAATTCAGCAGCAGAGAAGGAGCTTTCTCAGTTACACCAAGCTAGGAATGCCTTAGATTCAGCCGACAATCTTTTCATTTCAGGAGACTTTAATAAAGCTTTGGAATATATCGAAAAAGTTGTACTTGTTTTCTCTCCAGCGTGCTCCAAG GCTAAACTCCTTAAAGTGAGATTATTGATAGCAACTAAAGATTATTCAAGTGCCATAACTGAGACAGGATATATTCTTAAAGAAGATGAAGCTAATTTAGAGGCATTGCTGTTACGGGGTCGTGCTTACTATTATTTAGCTGATCATGATGTTGCCGTTAG ACATTACCAGAAGGGTCTCCGACTGGACCCTGAGCACGGGGAGTTGAAGAAAGCCTATTTTGGATTGAAAAACCTCCTGAAAAAGACTAAAAGT GCAGAAGATAATGCCAGCAAGGGTAAGCTTCGCCTGGCAGTAGAGGATTATAAAGCAGCCCTTGCTTTGGATCCTGACCATTCTGCATATAATGTACATCTTCATCTTGGATTGTGTAAAGTCTTGGTGAAACTTGGTAGGGGAAAGGATGCTGTGGCAAGTTGCACAGAAGCACTTGAAATTGATGGAGATTTAGTTGAAGCTCTAGCCCAG AGGGGTGAAGCTAAGCTTTTGGTGGAAGATTGGGAAGGAGCCGTAGCAGACCTAAAATCAGCAGCTGAAAAGTCGCCGCAG GATATGAATATTCGTGAAGCTTTAATGAAGGCTGAAAGATCACTGAAATTGAGCCAACGGAAGGACTGGTACAAGATATTGGGAGTTTCAAAAACTGCGTCCATGTCAGAGATTAAGAAAGCTTACAAGAAGCTCGCTTTACAGTGGCATCCAGATAAGAATGTTGACAATAGAGAGGAAGCTGAAGCCAAATTCCGGGAAATAGCCGCTGCATATGAG ATTCTTGGTGATGAGGACAAGCGCACCAGATATGACAGGGGTGAAGATCTTGATGACATGGGAACCGGAATGGGCGGTGGAGGATTCAATCCTTTCGGGGGAGGAGGCCAACAATATACCTTCCACTTTGAAGGAGGGTTTCCCGGAGGTGGATTTCCTGGTGGATTTGGaggttttcatttttaa
- the LOC105161388 gene encoding syntaxin-71 — translation MSVIDILTRVDAICKKYDKYDVTQKDSNVSGDDAFARLYAAVESDIEAALQKAETAASEKSRASVVAINAEIRRTKARLLEEVPKLQRLAVKKVKGLSTEELTARNDLVLALPDRIQAIPDGSAAAPKSSGGGWGTSAVRTEIKFDSDGRFDNEYFQQTEESSQFRQEYEMRRMKQDQGLDVIAEGLDTLKNMAQDMNEEVDRQVPLMDEIDTKVDKATADLKNTNVRLKDTVNQLRSSRNFCIDIILLCIILGIAAYLYNVLRK, via the exons ATGAGCGTGATCGATATATTGACTCGTGTGGACGCGATCTGCAAGAAGTACGACAAGTACGATGTCACGCAGAAGGACTCCAACGTTTCCGGCGACGATGCCTTCGCCCGCCTCTACGCCGCCGTAGAGTCTGATATCGAGGCCGCTCTTCAG AAAGCGGAGACAGCTGCAAGTGAGAAGAGTAGGGCGTCGGTCGTGGCGATCAACGCCGAGATTCGAAGGACCAAGGCTAGATTGCTCGAAGAGGTCCCCAAATTGCAGCGTTTGGCTGTTAAGAAG GTTAAAGGACTTTCAACAGAAGAACTTACTGCCCGCAATGATCTGGTCCTTGCCTTGCCCGATAGAATTCAAGCCATACCAGATGGCTCTGCTGCTGCACCTAAATCATCTGGTGGGGGTTGGGGAACTTCAGCTGTTCGTActgaaatcaaatttgattcag ATGGACGGTTCGACAACGAATACTTTCAGCAAACTGAAGAGTCAAGCCAGTTTAGGCAAGAATATGAAATGCGGAGAATGAAACAG GACCAAGGATTGGATGTCATAGCAGAAGGTCTGGATACATTAAAAAACATGGCCCAGGACATGAATGAG GAAGTGGATAGGCAAGTTCCTCTCATGGATGAAATTGACACTAAG GTGGACAAGGCAACAGCTGACCTAAAAAATACCAATGTCAGACTGAAGGACACAGTTAATCAG CTGAGATCTAGCCGAAATTTCTGCATTGACATCATTCTGCTGTGTATAATTCTTGGAATTGCAGCCTATTTGTACAA TGTGCTGAGGAAATAA